One window of the Parasphingopyxis algicola genome contains the following:
- a CDS encoding FtsW/RodA/SpoVE family cell cycle protein encodes MESAIAKTATPKAERRPFGDYIGRSHKGPLGEWFWEIDRVLLLLVTILISIGLIAVAAASPAAAERYSGDSLQFQQLHYFYRQIVWFSVGVPIMLVISTMPKEFAKRFALAGAISCFILLLLVPFLGNEVNGARRWIGYGMATLQPSEFLKPFFIVATAWLLSLRVTQDPTLPVVWATAILTGVIALLLMRQPDFGQTVIFGSVWIVMLMIAGVSAKILGGLSALGIAGIGSAYFFYPVATTRINNFLFAEGDSYQVDNAMRTLTNGGFFGTGPGDGEMKYRLPEPHTDYIFSVIGEEFGLVACFAIALIFGAIVVRVFVKLINEENIFYLLASAGLATQFAIQALINMAVNLDMAPSKGMTLPFISYGGSSIIALSIGFGLLLAFTRRNPHLPALDRRL; translated from the coding sequence ATGGAATCCGCCATCGCAAAAACCGCCACGCCGAAAGCCGAACGCCGGCCCTTTGGCGACTATATCGGCCGTTCGCACAAGGGGCCGCTCGGCGAATGGTTCTGGGAGATCGATCGCGTTCTCCTGCTGCTTGTCACGATCCTGATCTCGATCGGCCTGATCGCCGTGGCAGCGGCGTCACCGGCCGCGGCCGAACGCTATTCGGGCGACAGTCTCCAGTTCCAGCAGCTCCACTACTTCTATCGGCAGATCGTCTGGTTCAGCGTCGGCGTGCCGATCATGCTCGTCATCTCGACGATGCCCAAGGAATTCGCGAAACGCTTCGCGCTGGCCGGCGCGATCTCCTGCTTCATCCTGTTGCTGCTCGTGCCGTTTCTCGGCAACGAGGTGAACGGTGCGCGGCGCTGGATCGGCTATGGCATGGCGACGCTCCAGCCGTCGGAATTCCTCAAACCCTTCTTCATCGTCGCCACGGCCTGGCTGCTCTCGCTGCGTGTGACCCAGGATCCTACTCTCCCGGTGGTCTGGGCGACGGCGATCCTGACCGGCGTGATCGCGCTGCTGCTCATGCGCCAGCCCGATTTCGGCCAGACCGTGATCTTCGGTTCGGTCTGGATCGTTATGCTGATGATTGCGGGCGTGTCGGCGAAGATTCTGGGCGGGCTGTCCGCGCTTGGTATCGCCGGCATCGGATCGGCCTATTTTTTCTATCCGGTCGCGACGACGCGGATCAACAATTTCCTCTTCGCCGAGGGCGATAGCTACCAGGTCGACAACGCCATGCGTACGCTGACCAATGGCGGCTTTTTCGGTACTGGGCCGGGCGACGGCGAGATGAAATACCGGCTGCCCGAACCGCATACCGACTATATTTTCTCGGTGATCGGCGAGGAGTTCGGTCTCGTCGCCTGTTTCGCCATCGCGCTGATTTTCGGTGCGATCGTGGTCCGCGTCTTCGTCAAGCTGATCAACGAGGAGAATATTTTCTATCTTCTCGCATCGGCCGGGCTTGCGACGCAGTTCGCGATCCAGGCGCTCATTAATATGGCAGTAAATCTCGATATGGCACCGTCCAAGGGGATGACATTGCCCTTCATTTCCTATGGCGGTTCGTCGATCATCGCCCTGTCGATCGGTTTCGGTCTGCTGCTCGCCTTTACCCGGCGCAACCCGCACCTGCCGGCGCTGGACCGGAGGCTTTAG
- the murB gene encoding UDP-N-acetylmuramate dehydrogenase, whose translation MDVLTGLPPLEGSVKRGGSLADFIWFRCGGPAEWLVKPSDIEDLSQFLSQLDPAIPVLPVGVGSNLIVRDGGVRGVVVRLPKSFAKISIEDGHRVRAGGSAMGITVASKARDAGIAGLEFLRGIPGTAGGAVRMNAGAYGREVKDILVEATLVMRDGTVETWPLERFDYSYRHSAVPAGAVIVEALFKGVPGDPETIGAEMDRIAAEREASQPLRSRTGGSTFKNPPGHKAWQLVDAAGCRGLTIGGAQVSEKHTNFLLNTGDATAADIEALGDEVRRRVFEHSGIELEWEIQRVGDAE comes from the coding sequence ATGGATGTCCTTACCGGTCTCCCACCCCTCGAAGGCTCGGTGAAACGGGGCGGCAGCCTCGCCGATTTCATCTGGTTCCGCTGCGGCGGGCCGGCCGAATGGCTGGTGAAGCCAAGCGATATCGAGGACTTGTCGCAATTTCTGAGCCAGCTCGACCCCGCTATTCCGGTCCTGCCGGTCGGTGTCGGATCGAACCTGATCGTCCGCGACGGCGGCGTGCGCGGCGTGGTTGTCCGATTGCCGAAAAGCTTTGCGAAGATTTCGATAGAAGACGGTCATCGCGTCCGCGCCGGCGGTTCCGCGATGGGGATTACGGTCGCGAGCAAGGCGCGCGATGCGGGTATTGCGGGCCTCGAATTTCTGCGCGGGATTCCCGGCACCGCGGGCGGCGCGGTCCGGATGAACGCCGGAGCCTATGGCCGCGAGGTTAAGGACATCCTGGTCGAGGCGACGCTGGTCATGCGCGACGGTACGGTCGAGACCTGGCCGCTCGAACGGTTCGACTACAGCTATCGGCATTCCGCGGTCCCGGCGGGCGCCGTGATTGTCGAGGCGCTGTTCAAAGGCGTGCCCGGTGACCCGGAAACGATCGGTGCCGAAATGGACCGGATCGCCGCCGAGCGCGAGGCCTCCCAGCCGCTGCGTTCGCGCACCGGCGGTTCGACCTTCAAGAACCCGCCGGGGCACAAGGCCTGGCAGCTTGTGGACGCGGCCGGGTGCCGGGGGCTGACGATCGGTGGCGCGCAGGTCTCCGAAAAGCACACCAATTTCCTGCTCAATACCGGCGATGCGACCGCCGCCGATATCGAGGCGCTGGGAGATGAGGTGCGCCGCCGGGTCTTCGAACATTCCGGCATCGAGCTGGAATGGGAAATCCAGCGCGTGGGGGATGCCGAATGA
- the murG gene encoding undecaprenyldiphospho-muramoylpentapeptide beta-N-acetylglucosaminyltransferase, giving the protein MGARHFVLAAGGTGGHIIPAFALATELKKRGHYVALITDERGAAIPGTFEGDEKHILPAGRITKNPLGWLGAVKNIWRGRAMARRLYESFHPEAVIGFGGYPALPALLGALADDIPCAIHEQNAVLGRVNRLLAGRVDVIATAYKQVGRLKERHLGKTHLIGNPVRDEVAILRSQPFPALSEDGIFRVLVTGGSQGASILSQVVPDGLALLPLSFRRRMQVTQQCREEDIERVRDRYADLAIPADLATYLPDLPERLGWAHIVIARAGASTIAELTTAGRPAILVPLPIATDDHQTANAREMEASGGARVIKQNHFTPAELAKQMQKLGLEPEALMNAAGRARNAGYPDATRDLADLVERLGQGLGGEAMPVGAPVRAKPAMGGAS; this is encoded by the coding sequence ATGGGCGCGCGGCACTTCGTTCTCGCGGCCGGCGGTACGGGCGGACACATCATTCCGGCCTTCGCGCTTGCGACCGAGCTCAAGAAGCGCGGCCACTATGTGGCGCTGATCACCGACGAGCGCGGCGCGGCGATCCCCGGCACCTTCGAGGGCGACGAAAAACATATCCTGCCGGCGGGCCGGATCACGAAGAATCCGCTCGGCTGGCTCGGCGCGGTCAAGAATATCTGGCGCGGCCGGGCGATGGCGCGGCGGCTCTATGAAAGCTTCCATCCCGAGGCCGTGATCGGGTTCGGCGGCTATCCGGCGCTACCCGCGCTGCTCGGAGCGCTCGCTGACGATATCCCCTGCGCGATCCACGAGCAGAACGCGGTGCTCGGCCGGGTCAACCGGTTGCTCGCCGGCCGGGTCGATGTGATCGCCACGGCCTACAAGCAGGTCGGCCGGCTCAAGGAGCGACATCTCGGCAAGACACACCTGATCGGCAATCCGGTCCGCGACGAGGTGGCGATCCTCCGGTCCCAGCCGTTTCCCGCGCTCAGCGAAGACGGCATATTCCGCGTCCTCGTTACCGGCGGCAGCCAGGGCGCGAGCATTCTCTCCCAGGTCGTGCCCGACGGGCTGGCGCTGCTCCCGCTCTCCTTTCGCCGCCGGATGCAGGTCACCCAGCAATGCCGCGAAGAGGATATCGAGCGGGTGCGGGATCGCTATGCCGATCTGGCGATCCCCGCCGATCTCGCCACCTATCTCCCCGACCTGCCCGAGCGGCTCGGCTGGGCGCATATTGTGATTGCGCGCGCGGGCGCCTCGACGATCGCCGAACTGACGACGGCGGGCCGCCCGGCGATCCTCGTCCCGCTGCCGATCGCCACCGACGATCACCAGACCGCCAATGCCCGCGAAATGGAAGCGAGCGGCGGCGCGCGGGTCATCAAGCAGAACCATTTCACGCCCGCCGAACTTGCCAAGCAGATGCAGAAGCTCGGGCTCGAACCCGAAGCGCTGATGAACGCCGCCGGACGAGCTCGCAACGCGGGCTATCCGGATGCCACCCGCGATCTGGCCGATCTGGTCGAACGGCTGGGTCAGGGCCTGGGCGGCGAGGCGATGCCCGTGGGCGCGCCGGTGCGGGCGAAGCCCGCGATGGGCGGTGCCTCTTGA
- the mraY gene encoding phospho-N-acetylmuramoyl-pentapeptide-transferase — translation MFDLIASYFDYAGPFNLFRYLSFRAGGATATALLIGLLIGPRFIGWLRIKQGKGQPIREDGPITHMKKAGTPTMGGLMILASLSISLVLWMDLSNRLVWAALFVTLGFGLIGFLDDYDKITKRHHAGISGKLRLLAEFAIAGIACWIILGETGTNLYLPFVNGPVADIGYAYYIFAMLVIVGAGNAVNLTDGLDGLATMPVIIASVAFMMIIYLVGREDYATYLGIPHVPGAGDLAIICAAIVGAGLAFLWFNAPPAAVFMGDTGSLALGGALGAIAVTAHHEVVLGIVGGLFVLEALSVIIQVFFYKRTGRRVFKMAPIHHHFEQMGWSEPTVVIRFWIISFVLALAGLSTLKLR, via the coding sequence ATGTTCGACCTGATTGCCAGCTATTTCGACTATGCGGGACCGTTCAACCTGTTCCGCTATCTCAGCTTTCGCGCTGGCGGGGCGACGGCGACGGCGCTGCTCATCGGTTTGCTGATCGGGCCGCGCTTCATCGGCTGGCTCCGCATCAAACAGGGGAAGGGCCAGCCGATCCGTGAGGACGGGCCGATCACGCACATGAAAAAGGCTGGCACGCCGACCATGGGCGGCCTGATGATCCTCGCCTCGCTCTCGATCTCGCTGGTGCTCTGGATGGACCTTTCGAACCGGCTGGTCTGGGCGGCGCTGTTCGTGACGCTCGGATTCGGACTGATCGGCTTTCTCGACGATTACGACAAGATCACCAAGCGCCATCATGCCGGGATTTCAGGCAAGCTGCGATTGCTGGCGGAGTTCGCGATTGCGGGGATCGCCTGCTGGATCATCCTCGGCGAAACGGGCACAAATCTCTATCTGCCCTTCGTCAACGGGCCGGTCGCCGATATAGGCTACGCCTATTACATCTTCGCGATGCTGGTGATCGTCGGGGCGGGCAATGCCGTAAATCTGACGGACGGCCTCGACGGCCTCGCGACGATGCCCGTCATTATCGCCTCGGTCGCATTCATGATGATCATCTATCTTGTCGGACGCGAGGATTATGCGACCTATCTCGGCATTCCGCACGTCCCGGGCGCCGGCGATCTCGCCATCATCTGCGCGGCCATCGTCGGCGCGGGGCTCGCCTTTCTCTGGTTCAACGCGCCACCGGCCGCCGTGTTCATGGGCGATACCGGCAGCCTGGCACTCGGCGGCGCTCTCGGCGCGATCGCCGTGACCGCGCATCATGAAGTCGTGCTCGGTATCGTCGGCGGGCTGTTCGTGCTCGAAGCGCTGTCCGTCATCATCCAGGTCTTCTTCTACAAGCGCACGGGCCGGCGAGTCTTCAAGATGGCCCCGATCCACCACCATTTCGAACAGATGGGCTGGTCCGAGCCGACCGTCGTCATCCGCTTCTGGATCATTTCCTTCGTGCTGGCGCTCGCCGGCCTGTCGACGCTGAAGCTCAGATGA
- the murD gene encoding UDP-N-acetylmuramoyl-L-alanine--D-glutamate ligase, producing the protein MTPARAFAGKRYAVLGLARTGLSVVDYLWRSSASVTAWDDREEARAMVQDKATLADPLELDLSKFAGVVVSPGVPINRHPIADKAREAEIPLIGDIELFAQARPELPPHKVVGITGTNGKSTTTALIHHIIETAGIPARLGGNIGKPILGERELEAGGVYVLELSSFQIDLTQRLDCDVAILLNITPDHLDRYENFDAYAAAKARLFEMQSEDHAKIIAIDDEPSRKIAAEADGVVIQISAGGCMDQSGWSALQGPHNAQNAIAAMSAARRLGIGEEAIEQGLRTFPGLPHRMERVADRDGVLFVNDSKATNPTSAAPALAAYPAIHWILGGRAKSDDLNACEPYFDHVRAAYTIGETADMFEKLLAPKMPVSNCGTMRKAVKLAAQAAKSGETVLLSPACASFDQYRDFEERGDDFRAAVGSLS; encoded by the coding sequence ATGACGCCGGCCCGCGCCTTTGCCGGAAAACGCTACGCCGTGCTCGGTTTGGCGCGGACAGGGCTTTCGGTCGTCGACTATCTGTGGCGGTCGAGCGCGAGCGTCACCGCCTGGGACGATCGCGAAGAGGCGCGCGCGATGGTGCAGGACAAGGCGACGCTGGCCGATCCGCTGGAGCTGGATCTTTCGAAATTCGCCGGCGTCGTCGTTTCGCCCGGCGTGCCGATCAATCGTCATCCGATCGCCGACAAGGCGCGCGAGGCGGAGATACCGCTGATCGGCGATATCGAGCTGTTCGCCCAGGCGCGTCCGGAGCTGCCGCCGCACAAGGTGGTCGGGATCACCGGCACGAACGGCAAGTCCACGACGACCGCACTGATCCATCACATCATCGAGACCGCCGGTATTCCGGCGCGGCTCGGCGGCAATATCGGCAAGCCGATCCTTGGCGAGCGCGAGCTGGAAGCGGGCGGCGTTTATGTGCTGGAACTTTCCTCCTTCCAGATCGACCTGACCCAGCGGCTGGATTGCGATGTCGCGATCCTCCTGAACATCACGCCCGACCATCTCGACCGCTACGAGAATTTCGACGCTTATGCGGCAGCCAAGGCGCGGCTGTTCGAAATGCAGTCGGAAGATCATGCGAAGATCATCGCGATCGATGACGAGCCGAGCCGGAAGATCGCGGCGGAAGCCGACGGTGTCGTTATCCAGATTTCGGCCGGCGGCTGCATGGACCAGTCCGGCTGGTCCGCCTTGCAGGGGCCGCACAATGCGCAGAACGCGATCGCCGCGATGAGCGCCGCACGCCGCCTCGGCATCGGTGAAGAGGCGATCGAACAGGGCCTGCGCACCTTTCCCGGCCTTCCGCACCGGATGGAGCGCGTGGCCGACAGGGACGGGGTTCTCTTCGTCAACGACAGCAAGGCGACCAACCCGACATCCGCCGCGCCGGCGCTTGCCGCCTATCCGGCCATTCACTGGATACTGGGCGGGCGCGCCAAGTCCGACGATCTCAACGCCTGCGAACCCTATTTCGATCACGTCCGGGCCGCGTATACGATCGGCGAGACGGCGGACATGTTCGAAAAGCTGCTCGCGCCGAAGATGCCGGTCAGCAATTGCGGGACGATGCGCAAAGCCGTGAAGCTGGCGGCGCAGGCGGCCAAGTCCGGCGAGACCGTGCTGCTTTCTCCAGCATGCGCGTCCTTCGACCAGTATCGCGATTTCGAGGAGCGCGGCGACGATTTCCGCGCCGCCGTGGGGAGCCTGTCATGA
- the murC gene encoding UDP-N-acetylmuramate--L-alanine ligase, producing the protein MKGFGTDIGTIHFVGIGGIGMSGIARVMHNLGYSVQGSDIAEGPAVEALRERGMKVFVGHDPDNLGDSAVVVTSTAIQRGNPEVESALERRIPVVRRAEMLAELMKLKATVAIAGTHGKTTTTSLVAAMLDAGGLDPTVINGGVINAYGANARVGEGDWMVVEADESDGSFLRLDGTIAIVTNIDPEHLDHYGSFDKVKDAYIEFVENVPFYGVALLCLDHPEVQAIIPRVRDRRIVTYGFGAQADVRAENIAADNGGNRFDVVVRDRDGETRRIEGIELPMAGRHNVQNALAAIGAALELGIDDDVIAKGFADFGGVKRRFTKVGEIDGVPVIDDYGHHPVEIRAALAAAREGSAGRVLAVIQPHRYTRLRDLLEEFETACNDADAVYVTPVYPAGEEPIEGIDAETLVNGLKERGHRSAQTVADEAELASALAGNIESGDMIVCLGAGDITRWAAKLADRIGEARA; encoded by the coding sequence TTGAAGGGTTTCGGCACCGATATCGGAACGATCCATTTCGTTGGCATCGGCGGCATCGGCATGTCGGGCATCGCCCGGGTCATGCACAATCTCGGCTATAGCGTGCAGGGTTCGGACATCGCCGAAGGACCGGCGGTCGAAGCGCTGCGCGAGCGCGGGATGAAGGTGTTTGTCGGTCACGATCCCGACAATCTCGGGGATTCAGCGGTCGTCGTTACCTCGACCGCAATCCAGCGCGGCAATCCCGAAGTCGAGAGCGCGCTCGAACGGCGGATTCCGGTCGTGCGGCGGGCGGAAATGCTCGCCGAACTGATGAAGTTGAAGGCGACCGTCGCCATCGCGGGCACCCATGGCAAGACGACGACGACCTCGCTCGTCGCCGCGATGCTCGACGCGGGCGGGCTCGATCCGACGGTGATCAATGGCGGCGTGATCAACGCCTATGGCGCAAATGCGCGGGTCGGCGAGGGCGACTGGATGGTCGTCGAGGCCGATGAGAGCGACGGCAGTTTCCTGCGGCTCGACGGTACGATCGCGATCGTCACCAATATCGATCCCGAACATCTCGACCATTATGGCAGCTTCGACAAGGTCAAGGACGCTTATATCGAGTTCGTCGAGAATGTGCCCTTCTATGGCGTTGCGCTGCTCTGCCTAGACCATCCCGAGGTGCAGGCGATCATCCCGCGCGTCCGCGACCGCCGGATCGTGACCTATGGGTTCGGCGCGCAGGCCGATGTCCGGGCGGAGAATATCGCGGCGGACAATGGCGGCAATCGTTTCGATGTGGTGGTCCGCGATCGCGATGGCGAGACGCGCCGGATCGAGGGTATCGAACTGCCCATGGCCGGACGCCATAATGTCCAGAACGCGCTGGCCGCGATCGGCGCCGCGCTGGAACTCGGCATCGACGATGACGTGATCGCCAAGGGCTTTGCCGATTTCGGCGGCGTGAAGCGGCGCTTCACCAAGGTCGGCGAAATCGACGGTGTGCCGGTGATCGACGATTACGGCCATCACCCGGTCGAAATCCGCGCGGCACTGGCAGCCGCCCGCGAGGGCAGTGCGGGTCGGGTCCTCGCCGTGATCCAGCCACACCGCTATACGCGGCTGCGCGATCTGCTCGAGGAATTCGAAACGGCTTGCAACGATGCCGATGCAGTCTACGTGACCCCGGTATATCCGGCGGGCGAAGAGCCGATCGAAGGGATCGACGCCGAGACCCTGGTCAACGGCCTCAAGGAACGCGGGCACCGCTCGGCCCAGACCGTGGCCGACGAGGCTGAGCTGGCCTCGGCGCTCGCGGGAAATATCGAAAGCGGCGACATGATCGTCTGTCTCGGCGCGGGCGACATCACTCGCTGGGCGGCGAAACTTGCGGACCGGATCGGGGAGGCGCGCGCATGA